One Hordeum vulgare subsp. vulgare chromosome 4H, MorexV3_pseudomolecules_assembly, whole genome shotgun sequence DNA window includes the following coding sequences:
- the LOC123450978 gene encoding two pore potassium channel b-like, protein MAADGVQQLLLPGAGAGAGDDPADAIAIRQKPPAGVKRFRRCRTAPSSDPAALEDSRPPTPHSNAGQTAPAPPKKEVLEGGRPSPSFRLVGVLLFAYVVAGTTAFYLFMDHMSGHHSGSRLIDALYFCVVTMTTVGYGDLVPSSDAGKLLASAFAFGGVAVVGTSLSKSADYLVEKQESLVFRAVHANGKHPARELRAMEMNKTWYKLYASGALLAASVASGTVVLWKGEGMRPVDALYCVCATVTTLGYGDRSFDSAGGRAFAAVWVTVSTAVVALFFLYVAELYAERRQRALARWVLTRRTTNTDLEAADLDGDRRVGAAEFVLYKLKELGKISQEEISEFMEEFDELDADHNGTLSPSDLAIAQATI, encoded by the coding sequence ATGGCGGCCGATGGCGTTCAACAACTGCTGCtacccggcgccggcgccggcgccggcgacgaCCCAGCTGATGCCATTGCCATCCGACAGAAGCCGCCCGCCGGGGTCAAGAGGTTTCGGCGCTGCCGGACGGCGCCCTCCTCCGACCCTGCTGCGTTGGAAGACTCTCGCCCTCCCACTCCCCACAGCAACGCCGGTCAGACCGCACCGGCACCGCCCAAGAAGGAAGTGCTCGAGGGCGGCCGCCCGAGCCCGAGCTTCCGGCTGGTGGGCGTGCTCCTCTTCGCCTacgtcgtcgccggcaccacagcCTTCTACCTCTTCATGGACCACATGTCCGGGCACCACAGCGGCAGCCGCTTGATCGACGCGCTCTACTTCTGCGTGGTGACCATGACCACCGTCGGCTACGGCGACCTGGTACCGTCCAGCGACGCCGGGAAGCTTCTGGCCAGCGCGTTCGCCTTCGGCGGCGTGGCCGTCGTGGGCACCTCCCTCAGCAAGTCGGCCGACTACCTGGTCGAGAAGCAGGAGTCGCTGGTCTTCCGCGCGGTGCACGCCAACGGCAAGCACCCGGCGCGGGAGCTCCGGGCCATGGAGATGAACAAGACGTGGTACAAGCTGTACGCGTCCGGGGCGCTGCTGGCGGCGTCGGTGGCGTCGGGCACGGTGGTGCTGTGGAAGGGGGAGGGGATGCGGCCCGTGGACGCGCTGTACTGCGTGTGCGCGACGGTGACGACGCTGGGgtacggcgaccggagcttcgacTCCGCGGGCGGGCGCGCGTTCGCGGCGGTGTGGGTGACGGTGAGCACGGCGGTGGTGGCGCTCTTCTTCCTGTACGTGGCGGAGCTGTACGCGGAGCGGCGGCAGAGGGCGCTGGCGCGGTGGGTGCTGACGCGGCGGACGACCAACACCGACCTGGAGGCGGCGGACCTGGACGGTGACCGGCGCGTGGGGGCGGCGGAGTTCGTGCTGTACAAGCTCAAAGAGCTCGGGAAGATCAGCCAGGAGGAGATCTCGGAGTTCATGGAGGAGTTCGACGAGCTCGACGCCGACCACAATGGCACGCTGTCCCCCTCAGACCTCGCCATCGCGCAGGCCACCATTTGA